From a region of the Helianthus annuus cultivar XRQ/B chromosome 5, HanXRQr2.0-SUNRISE, whole genome shotgun sequence genome:
- the LOC110942765 gene encoding uncharacterized protein LOC110942765, with product MSVSHSRTSTITTSNSNPFQNVMNLMPIKLDETNYLNWKHQITLILKTLGLLQHLNINCDPPESEEARTAWDKSDAYVSAFIFANLSSSLIHLARDSSRSAELWQKHEELFTQQVFANQNYIRTQFHCLKQEDKSVIHFCDETKSLFDQLIALGDRITKQSLILQILNGLHSDFRMFVTNIENSDSKPTFSQLRAKLLTFESRLKQSQVSHSVPIAAMAAMTVRPPPPHTDSSSQMTIVCQICDKPGHRASNRYHRFNSGGRWRPRGGRSGGRYGNQRGGFNQSSNRWSADGIRGYSAHVADCYGSNFGFRVPYFGGSIPGQVEGRPDSRLLGDTGSNVSGLSPSYNIPSGLPGVLGPVPTVTDVHSPNNNNNSGIGSAFGPNHFANWAHSVTGLVSGPSGVSSSGPVNSGVTGQFGFVADLSSACDLVDSWIPDSGASAHMTGELSLVFYSGPYTGTDQVVIGDGTSLAISHIGFAHLRLSSSTITLRHVLVVPGLAKNLLSITQLVIDHPLTITFSHVGLIIQSLTGQLLHHTRGSPYQLYLLTTIAAVSRET from the coding sequence ATGTCAGTTTCTCATTCTCGAACTTCAACAATTACTACATCAAATTCGAATCCATTTCAGAATGTTATGAATCTAATGCCGATCAAACTTGATGAAACAAATTACCTGAACTGGAAGCATCAAATAACTCTGATTTTGAAGACATTAGGTCTTCTTCAACACCTTAATATCAATTGTGATCCACCGGAATCTGAGGAAGCTAGAACTGCTTGGGACAAATCAGATGCATATGTATCAGCTTTCATCTTTGCAAACTTGTCTTCATCGCTGATTCATTTGGCTCGAGATTCTTCTAGATCTGCAGAGTTATGGCAAAAACATGAAGAGTTGTTTACACAGCAGGTATTCGCTAATCAAAATTACATTCGAACTCAGTTTCATTGTTTAAAACAAGAAGATAAATCAGTGATTCATTTTTGCGATGAGACAAAAAGTTTATTTGATCAGTTGATTGCTCTAGGTGATCGAATCACAAAGCAAAGTTTGATATTACAAATCCTAAATGGTTTACACTCAGATTTTCGAATGTTTGTCACAAATATTGAAAATTCAGATTCAAAACCAACATTCTCTCAACTCAGAGCAAAATTGCTGACCTTTGAATCTCGTCTAAAACAAAGTCAAGTCTCACACTCTGTTCCAATAGCTGCCATGGCAGCCATGACTGTACGACCACCTCCACCACACACTGATTCCTCTTCTCAAATGACTATTGTATGTCAAATTTGTGACAAACCTGGACACCGTGCTAGTAATCGTTATCACCGGTTCAATTCTGGTGGACGTTGGAGGCCACGTGGTGGTCGTAGTGGTGGTAGATACGGAAATCAACGAGGAGGCTTTAATCAATCATCAAATCGGTGGTCTGCTGATGGAATTAGAGGTTATAGCGCACATGTCGCAGATTGTTATGGATCGAATTTTGGATTTAGGGTTCCTTATTTTGGGGGAAGTATACCAGGTCAAGTTGAGGGAAGACCTGATTCACGATTACTTGGAGACACTGGTTCTAATGTTTCTGGGCTTTCACCGAGTTATAATATCCCTAGTGGTTTACCGGGTGTTCTTGGGCCTGTCCCTACTGTTACTGATGTACATAGcccaaataataataataatagtggtATTGGATCAGCTTTTGGCCCAAATCACTTTGCGAACTGGGCTCATTCTGTTACTGGATTAGTTAGTGGGCCTTCTGGTGTTTCAAGTTCTGGCCCAGTGAATTCTGGTGTTACTGGTCAGTTTGGGTTTGTAGCCGACTTGTCATCCGCATGCGATTTGGTTGACTCGTGGATTCCAGATTCAGGAGCTTCCGCACATATGACTGGTGAGCTATCACTTGTTTTTTATTCGGGTCCTTATACCGGTACTGATCAGGTTGTTATTGGTGACGGTACATCTCTTGCTATATCTCATATTGGTTTTGCTCATTTGCGCTTATCTAGTAGTACCATCACACTTAGACATGTCTTAGTAGTTCCTGGCCTAGCCAAGAACTTACTATCTATTACTCAGCTTGTGATTGATCATCCACTTACTATTACTTTTTCTCATGTTGGTTTGATTATTCAGAGCCTCACGGGACAGCTCCTCCACCACACGCGTGGTAGTCCTTATCAGCTGTATTTATTGACTACTATTGCAGCTGTTTCTCGAGAGACGTAG